A region of Spodoptera frugiperda isolate SF20-4 chromosome 26, AGI-APGP_CSIRO_Sfru_2.0, whole genome shotgun sequence DNA encodes the following proteins:
- the LOC118264536 gene encoding uncharacterized protein LOC118264536, with the protein MNFDIDFLVMFKKIGNPLAEALTQKQTETENDQSCGEPVKAHHLVIDFAPGREDTPEIQERCHQYWQNKNRQEYNDMSSKSKNLIDLPHPDRSIESQSIIPAVHTHKKHNKKGNVQTAVDSSTVIQYRT; encoded by the exons ATGAATTTTGATATTGACTTCTTAGTTATGTTCAAAAAGATTGGCAAcccactt GCTGAAGCACTGACGCAAAAACAGACGGAAACAGAGAATGACCAATCGTGTGGCGAGCCGGTGAAGGCGCACCACCTGGTGATCGACTTTGCCCCCGGCAGGGAAGACACGCCGGAGATACAGGAGCGCTGCCACCAGTACTGGCAGAATAAGAACCGTCAAGAGTATAACGACATG tccTCGAAGAGTAAAAACCTGATTGATTTGCCACATCCCGACAGGAGCATAGAAAGCCAAAGTATTATACCAGCTGTACATACGCACaagaaacataacaaaaaag GTAACGTACAAACCGCAGTAGACTCGAGCACAGTCATCCAATATCGTACTTAA